A section of the Spirosoma pollinicola genome encodes:
- a CDS encoding response regulator has product MEVDKRGHRKHPFPLLVVENNKDHQLIIGYCLRANIPQAEPIFATTAKEAKAFLQLSFAQRKTFPQLMLLDPFLPNLTKGFGLLTELRTAYPLLPIVILSHQQDQQLVNESYQRGAHSVIIKSTGLASWEQQFQRLKDYWLDVVSLPKKF; this is encoded by the coding sequence ATGGAGGTTGACAAGCGAGGCCACCGAAAGCATCCGTTTCCGCTTTTGGTGGTTGAAAATAATAAAGATCATCAGTTAATTATTGGCTACTGCCTACGCGCCAACATCCCACAAGCAGAACCCATCTTTGCCACTACGGCAAAAGAGGCAAAGGCCTTTCTACAGCTTTCGTTTGCTCAGCGAAAAACCTTTCCTCAATTAATGCTTCTGGATCCCTTCTTACCAAATTTAACGAAAGGCTTTGGTTTATTAACCGAGCTACGAACGGCCTATCCCCTGCTGCCCATTGTCATCTTAAGCCACCAGCAGGACCAACAGCTCGTTAATGAATCCTATCAGCGAGGGGCGCATTCGGTGATCATAAAGTCCACTGGGCTGGCTAGTTGGGAACAGCAGTTTCAACGCTTAAAAGACTATTGGCTGGACGTGGTATCGTTGCCTAAGAAGTTTTAA
- a CDS encoding Crp/Fnr family transcriptional regulator, with translation MLNATPFIERIKGSWSREEFPAKSLLVKEGALVRKLFYLEAGACRAWFTTSDGKQVTMNFGFEGNFVSSMETIIADEPSWYTVETLEPTVAYSLPIEEFKAQRLTQPQVQAAYCEHLEKRLLHYQQLFVSRIKDSPQKRYQDLLTQHPEIIHRVPQHYIASFLGITSVSLSRIRNRR, from the coding sequence ATGCTTAACGCCACCCCATTTATTGAACGCATTAAAGGGTCCTGGAGTCGGGAAGAATTTCCCGCTAAAAGCTTGCTGGTCAAGGAAGGGGCTTTAGTCAGGAAGCTTTTTTACCTCGAAGCCGGTGCTTGCCGAGCCTGGTTCACCACCAGCGATGGCAAACAGGTGACCATGAATTTTGGCTTTGAAGGCAATTTTGTCTCGTCCATGGAAACCATCATTGCCGACGAGCCCAGTTGGTACACGGTCGAAACCCTGGAGCCAACGGTGGCCTATAGTCTGCCAATAGAGGAGTTTAAAGCACAGCGGCTCACCCAGCCCCAGGTCCAGGCCGCCTACTGCGAGCACCTTGAAAAGCGGCTCCTGCACTACCAGCAGCTTTTCGTTTCCCGCATCAAAGACAGCCCCCAAAAGCGGTATCAGGACTTATTGACCCAACACCCTGAGATCATTCACCGCGTCCCCCAGCATTATATCGCTTCCTTTCTGGGCATTACGTCCGTTTCGCTCAGCCGGATTCGTAACCGGCGGTAA
- a CDS encoding sialate O-acetylesterase: protein MKGLIRREDDEAIRCNGAADTANLIVIKRMINSFLMIGQSNMAGRGYLSDVKPIYNEQIKMLINGRWQTMTEPINFDRPTAGISLAALFAAAWQADNEQEQIGLIPCAEGGSSLDDWSADGALFEHATFLTKMAQRTSTLRGILWHQGENDSFAGRSNEYLDKLALLVDQLRRLLASPAIPFIAGGLGTYLSSGRYSHYFAEYENVNQALLTFAQETPNCYFVSANGLTANADGLHFDARSQRLFGIRYYDAFQTKRHVLAPLRDEKERVKRLEERPLTKAESTALLEISFARGEISLPELEERLARI from the coding sequence ATGAAAGGGCTTATTCGGCGCGAAGACGACGAAGCTATCCGTTGCAATGGCGCAGCTGACACCGCTAATCTAATCGTAATTAAGAGGATGATAAATTCCTTCCTGATGATCGGCCAGTCAAACATGGCTGGTCGCGGCTACCTAAGTGATGTCAAACCGATCTACAACGAACAGATCAAAATGCTGATCAACGGCCGCTGGCAGACCATGACCGAACCGATTAATTTTGACCGGCCTACTGCCGGCATCAGCTTGGCGGCCTTGTTTGCAGCGGCCTGGCAAGCTGATAATGAACAGGAGCAAATCGGCCTGATCCCCTGTGCGGAAGGCGGTTCCAGTTTGGATGATTGGTCAGCCGACGGGGCTTTGTTTGAGCACGCTACATTCCTCACAAAAATGGCCCAGCGCACCAGCACCTTACGGGGTATACTGTGGCACCAGGGGGAAAATGACAGTTTTGCGGGCCGTTCCAACGAGTATCTGGATAAATTGGCCTTACTGGTTGATCAGTTACGACGTCTATTGGCTAGCCCGGCTATTCCCTTCATTGCCGGCGGATTGGGCACTTATTTAAGCAGCGGCCGGTACAGCCACTATTTCGCGGAGTATGAAAACGTCAACCAGGCTTTGCTAACCTTCGCTCAGGAAACGCCCAATTGTTATTTCGTTAGTGCCAACGGGCTGACGGCCAATGCGGACGGACTTCATTTTGACGCAAGGTCGCAGCGACTATTTGGCATTCGTTACTACGACGCATTCCAAACGAAGCGGCATGTGTTAGCGCCCCTGCGGGATGAAAAAGAACGGGTAAAACGGCTCGAGGAGCGGCCGTTGACCAAAGCCGAAAGCACGGCCTTACTGGAGATCAGCTTTGCCCGGGGAGAGATTTCATTACCTGAACTGGAAGAGCGGTTAGCCCGAATTTGA
- a CDS encoding FAD-dependent monooxygenase encodes MNHTTVLIIGAGPVGLTLACELARRRIPFRIVERLAEPSRGSRAKALQPRSLEILNDLGIAEALMPLGYTDLPYRKFNGNELIGETPRRSFPRPDTRYPNLLLLPQYQVEQALRAKLGELGGQLEWATELVDLTQTEQGISCRLDHPNWTEALTCTYLVACDGGKSPTRKKLGIHFVGETHQTEQLWVGDVEVEGLKPDAWYNWLSPQLGLAFALFPFKESRNWQLQAVMLPDAEGNIPVPTLEGFNQLFVERTHMPGVTFTSSSWQSIYRVNIRRAERYRVGNAFLAGDACHVHAIAGGLGMNTGIQDAYNLGWKLAAVINGQASDTLLDTYGEERIPIADELLKTTAERQRGMMKAATAGKGAFDTLAAQDGTQLDLNYRNSSLTRQGETISRTVQPGDRSPDVQLADGSWLSQQLSGTRWKVVQLGQAQPEVPAQLTVINTTDQALLRAYGLTEGLVLIRPDGYIALITADVRAVKQYFDRFG; translated from the coding sequence ATGAATCACACGACCGTATTAATTATTGGAGCGGGGCCCGTTGGCCTCACCCTGGCTTGTGAACTGGCCCGGCGCAGGATTCCGTTTCGGATCGTCGAGCGCTTAGCCGAACCCTCACGGGGCTCCCGGGCCAAAGCCTTGCAGCCCCGCAGCCTGGAAATATTAAACGATCTGGGCATCGCCGAAGCCCTGATGCCCCTGGGCTATACCGACCTGCCCTATCGCAAGTTCAACGGCAACGAGTTGATCGGGGAAACCCCTCGTCGGAGTTTTCCCCGTCCTGATACGCGGTATCCCAACCTGCTGCTATTGCCCCAGTACCAAGTCGAACAAGCGTTGCGGGCTAAACTGGGTGAATTAGGCGGCCAGCTGGAGTGGGCCACCGAACTGGTCGACCTGACGCAAACCGAGCAGGGCATCAGCTGCCGCCTGGACCATCCAAACTGGACAGAAGCGCTCACCTGCACTTACCTGGTTGCCTGCGACGGGGGTAAAAGCCCCACCCGTAAAAAGCTGGGCATTCATTTCGTGGGCGAAACGCATCAAACCGAGCAGCTGTGGGTGGGCGACGTAGAAGTGGAAGGGCTCAAACCCGATGCCTGGTATAATTGGCTGAGCCCCCAACTGGGTCTTGCGTTTGCTTTATTTCCCTTTAAAGAGTCCAGAAACTGGCAGTTGCAGGCTGTTATGCTCCCCGATGCGGAAGGCAACATCCCGGTGCCCACCCTGGAGGGCTTCAACCAGCTCTTTGTCGAGCGGACGCACATGCCAGGCGTAACCTTTACCAGCAGTAGCTGGCAGTCCATCTACCGGGTCAACATTCGCCGAGCCGAGCGTTACCGGGTTGGCAACGCCTTTTTGGCCGGTGACGCGTGCCATGTTCATGCCATCGCGGGCGGCCTGGGCATGAATACCGGCATACAGGATGCCTATAATCTGGGCTGGAAGCTGGCCGCCGTCATTAATGGGCAAGCCTCTGACACGTTACTGGATACCTACGGCGAAGAGCGCATACCGATTGCGGACGAACTGCTGAAAACCACGGCCGAGCGTCAGCGAGGGATGATGAAGGCGGCCACGGCCGGTAAAGGGGCTTTTGACACCCTGGCCGCTCAGGATGGCACGCAACTGGATCTGAATTACCGCAACAGCTCATTGACCCGACAAGGAGAGACAATAAGTCGCACGGTACAGCCGGGTGACCGGTCCCCCGACGTTCAGTTAGCCGATGGAAGTTGGCTATCCCAACAGCTAAGCGGTACCCGCTGGAAAGTCGTGCAACTGGGCCAGGCCCAACCCGAAGTACCTGCCCAGTTGACGGTTATCAACACGACCGATCAAGCCTTGCTCAGGGCGTATGGGTTGACGGAGGGGCTAGTCCTGATTCGCCCCGACGGCTATATCGCCCTGATCACAGCAGACGTGCGGGCGGTCAAGCAGTATTTTGATCGGTTTGGATGA